A window of Rhododendron vialii isolate Sample 1 chromosome 11a, ASM3025357v1 contains these coding sequences:
- the LOC131307500 gene encoding pentatricopeptide repeat-containing protein At3g62890-like, producing the protein MNIAKLGISSAIKSTFNHKPTSKTTLTLSILETHLQKCQNLKQFTQILSQMIVTGFIKYNYASSRLLKSSTDLPFIHIDHSRKIFDNIENTSTFSWNTMMRGYLQRSYPKKAIFVYRLMVLNFVCPDKYTYPILVQASAIRLSEWEGKQLHDHVIKLGFDSDVYVQNTLIYMYGVCDNVGDARKVFDESPVLDSVSWNSMLAGYIQTGNLEEATIIYDRMPERNVIASNSMIVLLGRSGLVSEALQVFNGMDEKDLVSWTALISCYEQNGMYEEALLMFLQLNSDTRKIDEVVVVSVLSACTHLSAIKTGELIHGLALKIGIGCYINLQNVLIHMYSTCGDIMAAEQLFNVGYHLDQISWNSMISGYLKCGSVENARALFDSMPERDIVSWSAMISGYAQQDQFSETLALFQQMQLEEIRLDETTLVSVLSACTHLAAFDQGRWVHAYIRKNDLNINAILGTTLIDMYMKFGCVKSALEVFTGMEEKGVSSWNALILGLAMNGLVVRSLEMFSEMKKCGAVPNEITFVAVLGACRHMGLVDEGRHHFDSMTQKHSIEPNVKHYGCMVDLLGRAGLLKEAEKLIESMPMPPDTATWGALLGACKKHGDSEMGERVGRRLVELQPNHDGFHVLLSNIYASKGNWNDVLEVRKTMMKQSVVKTPGCSMIEANGVVHEFLAGDKTHPHIDEIGKMLDEIAERLKMLGYAPDTNEVSLDIDEEEKATTLLRHSEKLAIAFGLIAISPPTTIRIMKNLRICNDCHAVVKLISRSFNREIVVRDRHRFHHFKQGLCSCNEYW; encoded by the coding sequence ATGAACATAGCAAAGCTGGGTATTTCTTCAGCCATTAAATCAACCTTTAATCACAAACCCACCTCAAAAACGACCTTAACCTTATCAATCTTGGAAACCCACTTGCAAAAATGccaaaatctcaaacaattTACTCAAATCCTCTCTCAGATGATCGTCACTGGGTTCATCAAATACAACTATGCTTCAAGCAGGCTCCTCAAGTCCTCCACTGATTTACCCTTCATTCACATTGACCACTCGCGCAAAATCTTCGATAACATCGAAAACACTAGCACATTCAGTTGGAACACCATGATGAGGGGTTATTTACAGAGAAGTTACCCTAAAAAAGCAATCTTTGTGTATCGATTGATGGTGTTAAATTTTGTGTGTCCTGATAAATATACCTACCCAATTCTTGTTCAGGCTAGTGCGATCCGATTATCCGAATGGGAGGGGAAACAGTTGCATGATCATGTAATTAAGTTGGGTTTTGATTCAGATGTGTATGTACAGAACACTCTTATTTACATGTATGGAGTTTGTGATAATGTTGGGGATGCAAGGAAGGTGTTTGATGAAAGTCCTGTGTTGGACTCGGTTTCATGGAATTCAATGTTGGCAGGGTACATACAGACGGGAAACTTGGAAGAAGCGACGATAATATATGACCGGATGCCTGAGAGGAACGTGATCGCGTCAAATTCTATGATTGTGTTGCTTGGTCGCTCAGGTCTTGTGAGCGAGGCCTTGCAAGTGTTTAATGGCATGGATGAGAAGGATTTGGTTTCGTGGACTGCATTGATTTCTTGTTATGAGCAAAATGGGATGTATGAAGAGGCATTGCTTATGTTTCTGCAATTGAATTCTGATACCAGAAAGATAGACGAGGTTGTGGTGGTTAGTGTTCTCTCTGCATGCACGCACTTGTCTGCTATCAAGACAGGGGAATTGATCCATGGATTAGCTCTGAAAATCGGGATTGGGTGTTATATTAACCTTCAAAATGTGTTGATTCACATGTACTCAACTTGTGGGGACATAATGGCTGCAGAGCAGCTGTTTAATGTGGGCTACCACTTGGACCAGATATCTTGGAACTCTATGATATCTGGGTACTTGAAATGTGGATCAGTGGAAAATGCTAGGGCATTATTTGATTCCATGCCCGAAAGGGATATTGTATCCTGGAGTGCAATGATATCAGGTTATGCACAGCAAGATCAGTTCTCTGAGACTTTGGCATTGTTCCAACAAATGCAGCTTGAAGAAATTAGGCTTGATGAGACCACCTTGGTGAGTGTGCTTTCGGCATGCACCCACTTGGCTGCCTTTGACCAAGGTAGATGGGTTCATGCATATATAAGGAAAAATGACCTAAATATTAATGCCATTCTCGGTACAACCCTTATTGACATGTATATGAAATTTGGATGTGTGAAAAGCGCATTGGAAGTTTTCACTGGCATGGAAGAAAAGGGGGTATCGAGTTGGAATGCTCTCATTCTTGGATTGGCAATGAATGGGTTGGTTGTAAGGTCTCTTGAGATGTTCTCAGAGATGAAGAAATGCGGTGCGGTGCCCAATGAGATAACCTTTGTGGCAGTTCTTGGGGCTTGTCGGCATATGGGATTAGTAGATGAAGGTCGTCACCACTTTGACTCGATGACTCAAAAACACAGCATTGAACCCAATGTCAAGCACTATGGATGCATGGTCGATCTTCTTGGACGCGCAGGTTTGCTCAAGGAAGCAGAGAAGCTTATTGAAAGTATGCCTATGCCACCAGATACGGCTACTTGGGGAGCCTTACTTGGGGCTTGTAAGAAACACGGTGATAGTGAAATGGGTGAGAGGGTTGGAAGGAGACTAGTTGAGCTACAGCCCAACCACGATGGGTTCCACGTACTATTGTCGAATATATATGCTTCAAAGGGTAATTGGAATGATGTGCTGGAAGTGCGAAAGACGATGATGAAACAAAGTGTGGTTAAAACCCCAGGTTGCAGCATGATTGAGGCGAATGGTGTTGTTCATGAGTTTTTGGCCGGTGATAAGACACACCCTCATATAGACGAGATTGGGAAGATGTTGGATGAAATAGCTGAGAGACTTAAGATGTTGGGTTATGCACCTGATACAAATGAGGTTTCTCTTGATATTGACGAAGAGGAGAAGGCAACGACTCTCCTCAGACATAGTGAGAAGCTTGCGATTGCCTTTGGACTTATTGCTATCAGCCCACCAACAACGATACGGATTATGAAGAATTTGCGAATTTGTAACGATTGTCATGCAGTGGTAAAGCTGATCTCTAGATCTTTTAATCGTGAGATTGTGGTTAGGGATCGGCATCGCTTTCACCACTTTAAGCAGGGCTTATGCTCCTGCAATGAGTACTGGTAG
- the LOC131307501 gene encoding putative pentatricopeptide repeat-containing protein At1g56570, with protein sequence MSAKRLLSTPQYHQIPPTIKNSLQWTQNCTTQQPKPPFQPKRPSILATNIIKSYFDKGLTKEARTLFDEMPERDVIVWTAMIAGYASCNHHARAWVVFRNMMRECNEYPNAFTMSSALKACKGMNSLSCGGLVHGMVVKFGLEGCLYVDNAVLDLYATCCATMVEACVVFGGIREKNSVSWTTLITGYTHRGDGYSGLQAFRQMLLEEAETNAFSFSIAGRACASIGSHTTGRQIHAAIIKQGYESNTPVMNSILDMYCRCDLREAKQCFHGMTERDLITWNTWIAGYEKSDSIESLFIFSQMEYEGFSPNCFTLSSVVAACSNLAVLNCGQQVHGTIIQRGFDRNLALSNALIDMYAKCGNISDSQQIFIEMSIRDLVSWTSMMIGYGSHGYGKEAVELFDQMVKSGIRPDRIVFMAVLGACSHAGLVDKGLSYFNSMIGYYNLTPNQEIYGCVVDLLGRAGRVKEAYEIMEGMPFKPDESVWGAFLGACKAHRHPDMEKLAARRLLDLGPNMAGTYVTVSNIYAAEGMWGDFAKVRKLMRGVGSRKEAGRSWVQVRNQVCGFVVGDKVGAHIEWVYEVLDVLVLHMAEAGYVPDLDCLTQDLEDGT encoded by the exons ATGAGTGCCAAAAGACTACTCTCCACCCCTCAATACCATCAGATCCCACCAACGATCAAAAACTCTCTCCAATGGACCCAAAACTGCACAACCCAACAACCCAAACCACCTTTCCAACCCAAGCGACCCTCCATTTTAGCCACCAACATCATCAAATCATACTTTGACAAGGGCCTAACCAAAGAAGCACGTACCCTGTTCGACGAAATGCCCGAGCGAGACGTGATTGTGTGGACGGCCATGATCGCCGGCTACGCGTCCTGCAACCACCACGCTCGGGCATGGGTGGTTTTTCGGAACATGATGAGGGAATGTAATGAGTACCCGAATGCATTTACCATGTCGAGTGCTTTGAAGGCTTGTAAAGGCATGAACTCACTTTCTTGTGGTggtttggttcatgggatggttgttAAGTTTGGGTTGGAGGGTTGCTTGTATGTTGACAACGCGGTTTTGGACTTGTACGCGACTTGTTGTGCTACTATGGTGGAGGCGTGCGTGGTTTTTGGTGGTATTCGGGAAAAGAATTCAGTGTCTTGGACGACGTTGATCACGGGTTATACTCATCGCGGAGATGGATATAGCGGGCTGCAAGCTTTTAGGCAAATGCTGTTG GAGGAAGCTGAAACAAACGCATTTAGCTTTTCGATTGCTGGCAGAGCTTGCGCCTCAATAGGCTCTCATACTACTGGCAGGCAAATTCATGCAGCTATTATTAAACAAGGATATGAATCAAATACTCCTGTTATGAACTCCATATTAGACATGTATTGTAGGTGTGATTTACGCGAAGCAAAACAGTGTTTTCATGGGATGACCGAAAGAGATTTGATTACATGGAACACATGGATTGCTGGATATGAAAAAAGTGATTCCATCGAATCTCTCTTCATATTCTCACAGATGGAGTACGAAGGATTTAGTCCAAATTGCTTCACACTCTCAAGTGTTGTGGCAGCGTGCTCTAATTTAGCTGTTTTGAACTGCGGACAGCAAGTACATGGAACCATCATTCAAAGAGGCTTTGATAGGAACTTGGCATTGTCCAATGCCCTCATAGACATGTATGCCAAGTGTGGCAACATCTCAGATTCACAGCAAATTTTCATTGAAATGTCCATTAGAGATTTGGTTTCTTGGACTTCTATGATGATTGGATATGGAAGCCACGGATATGGAAAAGAGGCGGTTGAATTGTTTGATCAAATGGTCAAGTCAGGTATCAGGCCTGATCGGATTGTGTTTATGGCAGTTTTAGGTGCTTGTAGCCATGCCGGACTTGTAGATAAAGGTTTGAGTTACTTCAATTCGATGATTGGTTATTATAACCTCACTCCAAATCAGGAAATTTATGGATGTGTTGTGGATTTGCTAGGACGTGCTGGGAGAGTTAAGGAGGCTTATGAAATAATGGAGGGGATGCCGTTTAAGCCTGATGAATCGGTTTGGGGTGCATTTCTTGGAGCTTGCAAAGCACATAGGCATCCTGATATGGAAAAATTGGCGGCAAGGAGGTTATTGGATTTGGGGCCAAATATGGCAGGCACTTATGTGACAGTGTCAAATATTTACGCAGCTGAAGGTATGTGGGGAGATTTCGCAAAAGTGAGGAAGTTGATGAGAGGTGTGGGGAGTAGAAAAGAGGCTGGGAGGAGTTGGGTTCAGGTTAGAAATCAGGTTTGTGGTTTCGTGGTTGGAGATAAGGTGGGTGCACATATAGAATGGGTATATGAAGTTCTTGATGTGTTGGTTTTGCATATGGCAGAAGCAGGATATGTCCCTGATTTAGATTGCTTGACACAAGATTTGGAAGATGGGACTTGA
- the LOC131307502 gene encoding alkaline/neutral invertase A, mitochondrial, which translates to MAMKPCCRILFHGRSPAFFGFPSPKCHYPLTNSQSNFGFNHAHNRKFYSNPPRILGFGGMSDRARKPFCASSLNWGQSRVLYSTCNGGVDRGVHVICRVASNVKNYASSVETIVNEKNFERIYVQGGNVGRDEESRVEDDGGNVNKDNSKGLHKVEVLNCGKEESVVEKEAWKLLQNAVVSYCGNPIGTVAANDLADKQPLNYDQVFLRDFVPSALAFLLKGEAEIVRNFLLHTLQLQSWEKTVDCYSPGQGLMPASFKVRTVPLDENKLEEVLDPDFGESAIGRVAPVDSGLWWIILLRAYGKITGDYTLQERVDVQTGIKLILNLCLSDGFDMFPTLLVTDGSCMIDRRMGIHGHPLEIQALFYSALRCSREMLSVDEGSKNLVRAINDRLSALSFHVREYYWVDMKKINEIYRYKTEEYSTDATNKFNIYPEQIPHWLVDWIPEKGGYLIGNLQPAHMDFRFFTLGNLWSIVSSLGTPRQNKAVLNLIEAKWDDLMGHMPIKICYPALEYEEWRIITGSDPKNTPWSYHNGGSWPTLLWQFTLACMKMGRPELARKAVDLAEKRLPLDRWPEYYDTRNGKFIGKQARLYQTWSIAGFLTSKMLLDNPEIASLLYWEEDYELLEICVCALRDSGRIKCSRGAAKSQILV; encoded by the exons ATGGCAATGAAACCCTGTTGTAGAATCCTCTTCCACGGCCGGAGCCCGGCTTTTTTCGGCTTCCCGTCCCCAAAATGCCACTACCCTCTTACCAATAGCCAATCTAATTTTGGGTTCAACCATGCTCATAACCGTAAATTTTATAGCAACCCACCTCGAATATTGGGTTTCGGAGGCATGAGCGATCGAGCCCGGAAACCATTTTGTGCCTCTAGTTTGAATTGGGGCCAATCTAGGGTTTTGTATAGTACTTGTAATGGTGGTGTAGATAGGGGTGTACATGTGATTTGTAGGGTTGCATCGAATGTGAAAAATTATGCGAGTTCGGTGGAGACCATTGTGAATGAAAAGAATTTTGAGAGGATATATGTTCAGGGTGGCAATGTAGGGAGAGATGAAGAATCTAGGGTAGAAGATGATGGTGGGAATGTGAATAAGGACAATTCGAAAGGTTTGCACAAGGTTGAGGTGTTAAATTGTGGTAAAGAAGAGTCCGTGGTTGAGAAGGAGGCATGGAAGCTATTGCAGAATGCAGTTGTATCATATTGTGGGAACCCAATTGGGACCGTGGCAGCAAATGATCTGGCTGACAAGCAACCACTTAACTATGATCAGGTTTTCCTTCGGGATTTTGTTCCGTCTGCTCTGGCTTTCTTGCTTAAAGGGGAGGCAGAGATTGTGAGGAACTTCCTCCTCCATACCTTGCAACTGCAG AGCTGGGAGAAAACAGTGGACTGCTACAGTCCGGGGCAGGGTTTAATGCCAGCAAGCTTTAAAGTTCGAACTGTGCCTCTTGATGAGAACAAGTTGGAAGAAGTTTTAGACCCAGATTTTGGTGAATCAGCTATTGGCCGCGTTGCTCCTGTAGACTCTG GGTTGTGGTGGATTATTTTATTGAGAGCTTATGGCAAGATCACTGGTGACTACACTCTACAAGAAAGGGTAGATGTCCAAACGGGCATAAAGCTTATTTTAAACTTGTGTTTGTCTGATGGATTCGATATGTTTCCTACCCTCTTGGTCACTGATGGCTCGTGTATGATAGACCGACGAATGGGTATCCATGGTCACCCCCTTGAGATTCAA GCCTTATTCTACTCAGCTCTGAGGTGTTCCCGGGAAATGCTCTCTGTTGACGAAGGTTCCAAGAATTTGGTGAGAGCCATTAATGATAGACTTAGTGCATTGTCATTTCACGTCAGGGAATATTATTGGGTTGATATGAAAAAGATCAATGAGATATACAGGTATAAGACAGAGGAATATTCCACAGATGCCACTAACAAGTTCAATATCTACCCTGAACAAATCCCTCATTGGTTGGTGGATTGGATTCCAGAAAAGGGCGGTTATCTGATTGGCAATTTACAGCCTGCTCACATGGATTTTAGGTTCTTTACGCTTGGAAATCTCTGGTCCATTGTTTCATCTCTGGGTACTCCAAGACAAAACAAGGctgttttgaatttgattgagGCCAAATGGGATGATCTGATGGGGCACATGCCTATCAAGATATGTTACCCTGCTTTAGAATATGAAGAGTGGCGTATAATCACAGGCAGTGACCCAAAGAATAC CCCTTGGTCGTATCACAACGGGGGATCTTGGCCAACCCTTTTATGGCAG TTCACATTGGCTTGCATGAAGATGGGCAGACCAGAACTTGCTAGGAAAGCAGTTGATTTGGCTGAGAAGAGACTTCCATTAGACCGTTGGCCTGAATATTACGACACGAGGAATGGAAAGTTCATTGGAAAGCAAGCCCGACTCTACCAAACGTGGTCAATTGCTGGCTTCTTGACATCTAAAATGCTGTTGGATAATCCAGAGATAGCTTCGTTGTTATACTGGGAGGAAGACTATGAACTTCTGGAGATCTGTGTTTGTGCTCTTCGGGACTCTGGACGGATAAAATGCTCCCGTGGCGCCGCAAAGTCTCAGATTCTTGTTTAG